Proteins from a genomic interval of Rubinisphaera italica:
- a CDS encoding gamma-glutamyl-gamma-aminobutyrate hydrolase family protein — translation MTTKPIIGMNCDFRPARKDATALSWINTGYYDTITAGGGIPLIAPPYADDNDLKQFLNMVDGIVLTGCKLDLDPVAIGLEKHPATRQMPNRREDFDRRLAKMAYDLKIPVLAIGSGMQLMNVICGGTLFNDLQEGVARPLQHRDSVESTLRHVLEIVPGTRMDDIYGPGEIRVNSDHHMAVDQLAAPFKVGATTPDGIIEAYETISDDWFCLGVQFHPESDSASALDMQVIEAFMESCKEPVPEFLSFTQGRAA, via the coding sequence ATGACAACGAAGCCTATTATTGGAATGAACTGTGATTTTCGACCAGCCCGCAAAGATGCCACGGCTCTGAGCTGGATCAACACCGGATACTACGACACAATCACAGCTGGAGGCGGTATCCCGCTCATCGCTCCGCCATATGCTGATGACAATGACCTTAAGCAATTCCTCAACATGGTCGATGGAATTGTTCTTACAGGCTGCAAGCTCGATCTGGATCCCGTCGCAATTGGATTGGAAAAACATCCTGCGACGCGACAGATGCCCAACCGTCGGGAAGATTTTGACCGACGTCTGGCCAAAATGGCTTACGATCTGAAAATTCCCGTGCTCGCCATCGGTTCCGGCATGCAACTGATGAATGTCATTTGTGGCGGCACCTTATTCAATGATCTTCAGGAAGGCGTTGCTCGACCACTACAGCACCGCGACTCTGTGGAAAGCACACTGCGACACGTTCTGGAAATCGTTCCCGGAACCCGCATGGACGACATTTACGGACCTGGTGAAATTCGCGTCAATAGCGATCATCACATGGCTGTCGATCAACTCGCTGCTCCTTTCAAAGTGGGAGCAACAACGCCCGATGGGATCATCGAAGCTTATGAAACCATCAGCGACGACTGGTTCTGCCTGGGAGTTCAGTTCCATCCCGAATCCGACAGTGCCTCTGCTCTCGATATGCAAGTGATCGAAGCGTTCATGGAATCCTGCAAAGAGCCGGTTCCAGAATTCCTTAGCTTCACACAAGGCCGTGCTGCCTAG
- a CDS encoding thiazole synthase: MSESKKTEASLVIGSHSFTSRLIVGTGKYDTFDTMRDCLEISGAEVITVAVRRDRLIDSEGRNILDYIDLKRYTILPNTAGCFNADDAVRVARLGREILEGLENPGADWVKLEVLGDKKTLLPDPLATLQATEKLVAEGFQVLVYTTDDPMTARRLQEAGASSVMPAGSPIGSGQGILNPNNIRICLEYLKEHDSSYPVIVDAGVGTASDVCFAMELGVDGVLLNTGIAGAADPRKMARAMKLACQSGRDAAGAGRIPRKLYATASSPEIGQIKLG; encoded by the coding sequence ATGTCCGAGTCTAAAAAAACAGAGGCCTCTCTCGTTATCGGGAGTCATTCCTTTACCTCGCGTTTAATTGTCGGTACAGGAAAGTACGATACCTTTGACACGATGCGGGATTGCCTGGAAATCTCGGGAGCGGAAGTGATTACTGTCGCCGTTCGCAGAGATCGCCTGATCGATTCTGAAGGTCGCAATATTCTCGACTATATCGATCTGAAGCGCTACACGATTCTTCCGAACACGGCTGGCTGTTTTAATGCCGACGATGCCGTGCGTGTGGCGCGACTGGGGCGGGAAATTCTTGAAGGTCTGGAAAACCCGGGAGCCGATTGGGTCAAGCTCGAAGTCCTTGGTGATAAGAAAACACTATTACCCGATCCGCTCGCGACTCTGCAGGCCACAGAAAAACTTGTCGCTGAGGGTTTTCAGGTGCTCGTCTACACGACAGACGATCCCATGACGGCTCGTCGACTACAGGAAGCAGGAGCAAGTTCGGTCATGCCGGCAGGCAGTCCAATCGGCAGTGGTCAGGGGATTTTGAATCCCAATAATATTCGCATCTGTCTGGAATATCTCAAAGAACACGATTCCAGTTATCCAGTCATTGTCGATGCCGGCGTCGGCACGGCTAGCGACGTTTGCTTCGCGATGGAGTTGGGAGTTGATGGTGTTTTGCTGAATACTGGCATTGCAGGCGCAGCAGACCCACGAAAGATGGCCAGAGCGATGAAGTTGGCTTGTCAGTCTGGTCGCGATGCGGCAGGGGCGGGTCGAATTCCACGAAAATTGTACGCAACGGCATCCAGCCCAGAAATCGGTCAGATAAAATTGGGATAG
- a CDS encoding purine-nucleoside phosphorylase codes for MHGLQERIQETLEVIRGQWTREPRIGIICGSGLGKLSEALTIEAAYEFADLPHFVLSTALGHAGRFLCGKWNQAPIVAMQGRLHFYEGYTLAEITYPVRVMQALGVDLLIVTSASGGMHPQHHPGQIIVIDDHINLMGDNPLAGWNDEDLGPRFPDMSRPYDPPLLEKALEIARQKNISAQRGVYVGVKGPNYETRAEYRFFRAIGGDVVGMSTVPETLVAVHGGTRVVGLSTVTNVCLPDALTPVTGQEVIDVAHQASRNVRIIIDGLIQHESRTMKSELFP; via the coding sequence ATGCACGGATTACAGGAACGGATTCAGGAAACACTCGAGGTCATTCGTGGGCAATGGACCAGAGAGCCTCGTATCGGGATTATTTGCGGTAGCGGATTGGGCAAACTTTCTGAAGCCTTAACGATTGAAGCGGCTTATGAATTTGCAGACCTACCGCACTTCGTTCTTTCGACCGCACTGGGTCATGCTGGTCGGTTTTTATGCGGCAAGTGGAACCAGGCGCCTATTGTCGCCATGCAGGGACGATTGCACTTTTACGAAGGTTACACTCTTGCCGAGATCACATATCCTGTTCGTGTGATGCAGGCTTTGGGGGTAGATCTGTTAATCGTGACCAGTGCCAGCGGAGGTATGCATCCTCAGCATCATCCGGGACAGATTATTGTCATTGATGACCATATCAATCTGATGGGGGATAACCCGCTCGCCGGCTGGAATGACGAAGACCTCGGCCCCCGTTTTCCAGATATGAGCAGACCCTACGATCCTCCTCTCCTTGAAAAAGCTCTGGAAATTGCGCGTCAGAAAAACATTTCTGCTCAGCGGGGAGTGTATGTCGGCGTGAAAGGTCCCAATTACGAAACGCGCGCGGAATATCGGTTTTTCCGGGCGATTGGAGGGGACGTCGTCGGCATGTCCACGGTCCCGGAAACACTAGTCGCCGTGCATGGTGGAACGCGCGTGGTGGGATTATCGACCGTTACGAATGTCTGCCTGCCCGATGCACTGACTCCCGTGACTGGTCAGGAAGTGATTGATGTCGCTCATCAGGCTTCTCGAAATGTTCGCATCATTATCGATGGCTTGATTCAGCACGAAAGTAGAACCATGAAAAGCGAATTGTTTCCTTGA
- a CDS encoding histidine triad nucleotide-binding protein, producing the protein MTEQKTLFEKIIDREIPADIIFEDDLCLAFRDINPQAPVHILVIPKKPIPSLAEATDDDRVLLGHLLLVLKDVALQEGLDNGFRTVLNTGPDGGQDVYHMHFHLLGKRKLTWPPG; encoded by the coding sequence ATGACCGAACAGAAAACACTCTTTGAAAAAATCATTGATCGGGAGATTCCAGCTGACATTATCTTTGAAGATGATCTTTGCCTGGCATTTCGCGATATTAATCCTCAGGCTCCGGTTCATATTTTAGTGATCCCCAAAAAGCCGATACCCTCATTAGCAGAGGCGACCGATGACGATCGGGTTCTGCTGGGGCATTTATTGCTGGTATTGAAAGATGTGGCCCTGCAGGAAGGACTGGATAACGGATTTCGAACAGTCCTCAATACCGGACCAGATGGAGGACAGGATGTTTATCACATGCACTTCCATCTCCTCGGCAAACGCAAACTGACCTGGCCACCGGGCTGA
- the trkA gene encoding Trk system potassium transporter TrkA, giving the protein MNVVILGAGTVGASIAALLCENQHNVRLVDSSKEALARSGEDLDVQTIHGSGCDAVTLFQADVLNADLCLAVTSDDETNLVGASLCSAMGSKRSIARIFDPRYLDYSTFDYRRHFKIDNLLSLEKLTGLELAKAIRANGLFKLETFARGGVEIHEVEVQEGSREVGVPLRDIKMPANVRIGLVTSSGRSYIPHADDAFGVGDRITLVGERDVLRSVVKMFQIKAPPRLDVIIAGGGKVGYYLAKTLEGERYRVTIMESDEERCQYLARSLPKATILLADATSQAEMREARVGFADIFVASTGRDEDNIICGVEARELGTARILSVVRRPDYVNVLEKLQIDTAVSPREVMARQILGMVSGGPLLASEETADGEVLIWELEVKKNSPVTKLPLKELSLSKTLLAAIVRDDFVKVPTAEDVLKPGDSAVVLVNKSQASEAIKLFIPSP; this is encoded by the coding sequence ATGAATGTCGTCATATTAGGTGCGGGGACCGTTGGGGCATCCATCGCAGCTTTGTTGTGTGAAAATCAACATAATGTCCGGCTGGTCGACTCCAGTAAAGAAGCCCTGGCTCGATCGGGGGAAGATCTCGATGTGCAGACAATTCATGGCTCTGGGTGCGATGCCGTAACTCTGTTTCAAGCGGATGTCCTCAATGCCGATCTTTGCCTGGCGGTCACCAGTGATGATGAAACGAATCTGGTAGGAGCCTCGTTATGTAGTGCAATGGGGTCTAAACGCAGCATTGCCAGAATTTTTGACCCCAGATATCTTGATTACAGTACCTTTGATTATCGTCGCCATTTTAAAATAGACAATCTGCTTTCTCTGGAAAAATTAACTGGCCTCGAACTTGCCAAAGCCATTCGCGCTAACGGTTTGTTCAAACTGGAAACGTTCGCACGCGGTGGAGTCGAAATTCACGAAGTCGAAGTGCAGGAAGGCTCTCGCGAAGTTGGAGTTCCACTTAGAGACATCAAAATGCCAGCTAATGTTCGCATTGGACTGGTGACAAGCAGCGGGCGTTCCTATATCCCACATGCCGATGATGCATTTGGTGTCGGGGATCGAATTACCCTGGTTGGTGAGCGAGATGTTTTACGGAGCGTCGTCAAGATGTTTCAGATTAAAGCTCCTCCCCGGCTCGATGTGATCATCGCCGGTGGCGGAAAGGTGGGATACTATCTGGCGAAAACGCTCGAAGGGGAGAGGTATCGCGTCACAATAATGGAGTCGGATGAGGAGCGTTGCCAATATTTGGCCAGAAGTTTGCCGAAGGCGACCATTCTGCTGGCCGATGCAACCAGTCAGGCAGAAATGCGGGAAGCCCGGGTCGGGTTTGCCGATATCTTTGTCGCTTCGACGGGACGGGATGAAGACAATATTATTTGCGGTGTCGAAGCACGGGAATTGGGAACTGCAAGAATTTTGAGCGTTGTCCGTCGTCCCGACTATGTGAATGTTCTCGAAAAATTGCAGATCGATACAGCCGTCAGCCCACGCGAAGTTATGGCACGGCAGATATTGGGGATGGTCTCCGGTGGACCATTGCTCGCTTCCGAAGAGACGGCAGATGGAGAGGTCTTGATTTGGGAACTCGAAGTCAAAAAGAATTCGCCAGTCACGAAATTGCCGCTTAAAGAACTTTCTCTGTCCAAAACCTTATTGGCTGCGATTGTCCGCGATGATTTTGTGAAAGTTCCGACCGCAGAAGATGTCCTCAAGCCGGGGGATTCTGCAGTAGTGCTGGTGAACAAATCTCAAGCCTCCGAAGCGATTAAATTGTTTATTCCATCGCCGTAA
- the trpD gene encoding anthranilate phosphoribosyltransferase, which produces MNDLLQTAYHDVLKGAILSEEQMRGVVNELMDGLSDPYQTAGFLSVLASRGESVSEIAGAARVMREKCTPIRESGAGLLDTCGTGGDGLHTFNISTAAAILCASSGMSVAKHGNRSVSSTSGSADVLEQLGVAITLTPEQVDQCIEAVQIGFCFAPLLHQAMKHVVPIRKALKTRTIFNMLGPLTNPARAEFQLVGTIRNEWARKLAEALCTLGTERTAVVCGNNELDEVCLWGTTTVYLVENNQITELIWTPGEFGLQACEVGEIQVHSAIESAKMIQGILAGQAGPARNIAVANAAAALWTSRKVSTLKEGVEQVQNAIDSGMARKKLEELSKFTQAFATPT; this is translated from the coding sequence ATGAACGACTTGCTGCAGACGGCTTATCACGATGTCCTCAAAGGGGCAATTCTTTCCGAAGAGCAGATGCGGGGAGTTGTGAATGAATTGATGGATGGCTTGAGTGACCCGTATCAGACTGCCGGGTTTCTATCTGTTTTGGCAAGTCGAGGAGAAAGTGTCTCTGAAATAGCTGGGGCTGCTCGGGTGATGCGTGAAAAGTGCACGCCGATTCGCGAATCTGGAGCAGGACTTCTCGACACTTGCGGGACAGGTGGAGATGGACTGCACACATTCAACATCAGCACCGCGGCTGCCATACTGTGTGCCTCTTCAGGAATGAGTGTGGCCAAGCATGGTAATCGCTCCGTTTCGAGCACGAGTGGAAGTGCCGATGTGTTGGAACAACTCGGTGTGGCAATCACGCTGACTCCCGAGCAAGTCGATCAATGTATTGAAGCCGTCCAGATTGGTTTCTGCTTTGCACCATTACTGCATCAGGCGATGAAGCATGTGGTTCCAATTCGCAAAGCTCTGAAAACACGAACCATATTCAACATGCTGGGCCCACTGACAAATCCTGCACGAGCCGAGTTTCAACTGGTAGGGACGATTCGTAACGAATGGGCCAGGAAACTGGCAGAAGCGTTATGTACGCTCGGCACAGAACGTACAGCTGTCGTATGCGGGAACAATGAGTTGGATGAAGTTTGCCTGTGGGGAACGACGACGGTTTATCTTGTGGAGAACAACCAGATTACGGAGTTGATCTGGACACCAGGAGAATTTGGACTGCAAGCCTGTGAGGTCGGAGAGATTCAGGTTCATTCGGCAATCGAATCGGCAAAAATGATTCAAGGAATTTTAGCCGGTCAAGCAGGGCCAGCCAGAAATATCGCCGTCGCTAACGCTGCTGCCGCATTGTGGACGAGTCGGAAAGTCAGCACGCTCAAAGAAGGAGTCGAACAAGTTCAGAATGCGATCGACTCCGGAATGGCGCGAAAGAAACTTGAGGAATTGAGCAAGTTCACACAAGCCTTTGCAACGCCAACATAA
- the thiS gene encoding sulfur carrier protein ThiS produces MSTISITLNGQETSIPENTSISDLLEQRALDSRYLAVERNRELVPRRQHRECQLQSGDEIEIVTLVGGG; encoded by the coding sequence ATGTCTACGATCTCCATTACACTCAACGGCCAGGAAACCTCCATTCCAGAGAACACTTCCATTAGCGATCTCCTCGAACAACGGGCTCTGGATTCTCGTTATCTGGCCGTCGAAAGAAATCGGGAACTTGTGCCGCGGCGTCAGCATCGTGAATGTCAGTTGCAATCAGGAGATGAAATTGAAATTGTGACGCTTGTTGGCGGTGGATGA
- the nth gene encoding endonuclease III, with protein MPVKKSTVKRRRKRRVSPEHVTAVVDQLQENYPHVECELIHHNAYELLVATILSAQCTDARVNQVTPKLFKKYPDPFLLSKAKQADVEKIIHSLGFFRAKATNLIGMAKGVVEQHAGVIPETLSDLTALPGVGRKTANVVLGTWFGIPSGVVVDTHVRRISQLLGLTSEVTPEKIEQDLMQRLPEEEWINFSHRLIRLGRQTCIARRPKCEECPMLTICPRVGLPVLSTKS; from the coding sequence ATGCCCGTAAAAAAAAGTACGGTGAAACGCCGGCGCAAACGACGTGTCTCTCCCGAACATGTGACAGCTGTCGTCGATCAATTGCAGGAGAACTATCCTCATGTCGAATGTGAATTGATTCACCACAACGCTTACGAACTGCTGGTCGCGACCATTCTTTCTGCTCAATGTACCGACGCACGCGTCAATCAGGTCACACCAAAACTGTTCAAAAAGTATCCCGATCCGTTTTTACTGTCCAAGGCAAAACAAGCGGATGTCGAGAAGATTATCCATTCGCTGGGATTCTTTCGAGCCAAGGCAACAAACTTAATTGGCATGGCCAAAGGAGTGGTTGAGCAGCATGCCGGAGTCATACCAGAGACACTTTCCGACTTAACGGCTCTTCCCGGTGTTGGACGCAAAACGGCTAATGTGGTTCTGGGAACCTGGTTTGGAATTCCTTCGGGCGTTGTTGTTGATACTCATGTTCGACGGATTTCGCAGTTACTCGGGTTGACCTCTGAGGTGACGCCCGAAAAAATCGAACAGGATTTGATGCAACGACTGCCGGAGGAGGAATGGATCAATTTCTCTCACCGACTGATTCGCCTGGGTCGGCAAACGTGTATTGCCCGCCGACCAAAGTGTGAGGAGTGCCCCATGCTGACGATCTGTCCGCGAGTTGGCTTGCCAGTGCTCAGCACAAAATCATAA
- a CDS encoding ATP-binding protein, giving the protein MQDREASLLVIEGSDQGTRFMLTGEMLIGRGTQHPIRVLDTEASRTHARIRPEAEGWILEDLNSSNGTFVNGHKIKSTVLESGDQVRLGRTTLVYAIRSPDRSSIAHVDLVGGSSQHGHSQIIRTFSPQQSTTQGKDVPVDHSNLLPDDVLYVIGEIAEQAVRPSMTLSELLDRVLRMILKTIHADRGCILLIDTDSGMVVPQSSVSSIEVKSSASAVQARMPISKSIVDYVIKTGNSVRSTDPLHDTRFDPGQSILQAGVKEALCVPMLGRMTLLGAIYLDVTEPDGGTRNLNDRSEQHLTDQKLRLLTAVARQCALAIENFRYQQSLVDAERLAAIGQTIATLSHHIKNILQGVRGGSYLIDIGLKQDQRDLILKGWKLVEKNQDKIYNLVMDMLTFSKERTPSIEVASANDVVHDVFELMEQHAQEYGVQLSYIPDPEMPKSTFDPEAIHRAVLNIVTNAIDAAEHSEGKGQVELTTRFDTAEDQIVIEVTDNGPGIPNEVKERIFNVFESTKGASGTGIGLAVSRKIMREHGGDIVVGDAPVQGARFILHWPFSNEAVAEHHAGIRTMSDVE; this is encoded by the coding sequence ATGCAGGATCGTGAAGCATCATTACTGGTCATTGAAGGAAGCGATCAAGGGACTCGCTTCATGTTGACCGGAGAAATGCTGATCGGTCGGGGAACTCAGCATCCCATTCGCGTGCTCGATACCGAAGCCTCCCGCACACATGCCCGGATTCGGCCTGAAGCGGAAGGCTGGATCCTGGAAGACCTGAACAGTTCCAACGGAACGTTCGTCAATGGTCATAAAATCAAATCCACAGTACTGGAATCTGGCGATCAAGTTCGCCTGGGACGCACCACACTCGTTTATGCAATCCGCTCTCCCGATCGTTCCTCAATCGCGCATGTCGATCTGGTTGGAGGAAGCTCTCAACATGGGCACTCTCAAATCATCCGCACCTTTTCTCCTCAGCAATCGACAACTCAAGGAAAAGATGTTCCGGTCGATCATAGCAATCTGCTGCCCGATGATGTGCTTTATGTGATTGGCGAAATTGCCGAGCAGGCGGTGCGTCCTTCAATGACTTTGTCCGAATTGCTCGATCGCGTTTTGCGAATGATTTTGAAAACGATTCATGCCGATCGAGGTTGTATCCTTTTAATCGATACCGATTCCGGTATGGTCGTGCCACAGTCTTCGGTCAGTTCGATTGAGGTGAAGTCTTCCGCCTCCGCTGTTCAGGCTCGCATGCCGATTTCAAAATCGATTGTCGACTACGTCATCAAAACCGGGAACTCGGTTCGTTCGACCGATCCATTGCACGACACCCGTTTCGATCCCGGTCAAAGCATTCTGCAAGCTGGTGTCAAAGAAGCATTGTGTGTGCCGATGCTTGGTCGGATGACATTGCTCGGAGCGATCTATCTGGATGTGACAGAGCCAGACGGTGGCACGCGCAATTTGAATGATCGCTCGGAGCAACATCTCACCGATCAGAAACTTCGACTGCTCACCGCAGTGGCTCGACAATGTGCACTGGCCATCGAAAACTTCCGCTATCAGCAGTCCTTAGTCGATGCGGAACGACTGGCGGCGATTGGCCAGACGATTGCCACGTTGAGCCATCACATCAAAAATATTCTGCAGGGAGTACGGGGAGGAAGTTACCTCATCGACATCGGCCTCAAACAGGATCAGCGGGATTTGATTCTCAAAGGTTGGAAACTGGTCGAAAAGAATCAGGACAAAATCTACAACCTCGTCATGGATATGCTCACATTCAGCAAGGAACGCACACCGAGCATTGAAGTCGCCTCAGCTAACGATGTCGTTCATGATGTATTTGAATTGATGGAGCAGCATGCTCAAGAATATGGAGTTCAATTATCGTACATTCCCGATCCGGAAATGCCCAAGTCGACCTTTGATCCGGAAGCGATCCATCGAGCTGTGCTAAATATCGTAACCAACGCCATCGATGCTGCGGAGCACTCTGAGGGTAAAGGGCAGGTGGAACTGACAACCCGCTTCGACACCGCTGAAGATCAGATTGTGATCGAAGTGACCGATAACGGTCCCGGCATCCCCAACGAGGTGAAAGAGCGAATCTTCAACGTCTTTGAATCGACAAAAGGAGCCAGCGGCACCGGGATTGGACTGGCCGTCAGCCGAAAAATCATGCGAGAACATGGCGGAGACATCGTCGTCGGCGATGCTCCCGTTCAAGGTGCCCGGTTTATTCTGCACTGGCCATTTTCCAATGAAGCGGTTGCTGAACACCATGCCGGAATCCGGACGATGTCGGATGTCGAGTGA
- a CDS encoding thioredoxin family protein — protein sequence MSKLTRNATYLLATCVALVGLMESAVQAGSLKWESDYDKAKKQAVVESKPLLIMFTASWCGPCKRMKSSTLSNSKIEHEIEANFIPVMIDTDDNPGVTRKFGVSAMPTIAVVDPTTEKAEKVRGYQGTSEFLSFLDRNKSEINLASATELVMEEGNGEVLAEDCLVSAIEEHKLVDGDKKFSSTHDGYVVYFASAENKKKFDQNPEKFWPELSGNCPVHLAETGKLMRGEVRWVVSFDNKLYMCHSKSHADKFVQAPAKFIATAMTKISAKGSEAALR from the coding sequence ATGTCAAAATTAACACGTAATGCTACGTATTTACTCGCCACATGTGTTGCCCTGGTGGGGTTGATGGAGAGTGCAGTTCAGGCAGGCAGTCTGAAATGGGAATCTGACTACGATAAGGCTAAAAAGCAGGCAGTTGTGGAATCAAAGCCGCTTCTGATCATGTTCACCGCTTCCTGGTGCGGACCTTGCAAGCGAATGAAAAGTTCAACGCTTTCCAACAGCAAAATCGAGCACGAAATTGAAGCCAATTTCATCCCTGTAATGATCGACACAGATGATAATCCAGGTGTCACTCGAAAATTCGGCGTGAGTGCGATGCCAACAATTGCTGTGGTTGATCCCACAACCGAAAAAGCCGAAAAAGTTCGTGGTTATCAGGGAACAAGCGAGTTTTTGTCTTTCCTGGACAGAAACAAGTCGGAAATTAATCTCGCCTCAGCCACCGAACTGGTCATGGAAGAAGGCAACGGCGAAGTGCTTGCAGAAGACTGCCTCGTCAGTGCGATTGAAGAGCACAAGCTTGTCGACGGCGACAAAAAGTTCTCCAGCACACACGATGGCTATGTCGTTTATTTTGCATCAGCAGAGAACAAAAAGAAGTTCGATCAGAATCCAGAAAAATTCTGGCCGGAACTCTCCGGGAACTGCCCGGTTCACTTGGCAGAAACCGGAAAACTGATGCGTGGCGAAGTCCGTTGGGTCGTGTCTTTTGACAACAAACTTTACATGTGTCATTCAAAATCACACGCTGACAAATTCGTGCAGGCACCTGCGAAGTTTATCGCAACTGCAATGACTAAAATCAGTGCCAAAGGCTCTGAAGCGGCTCTGCGATAA
- a CDS encoding phosphoribosylanthranilate isomerase → MDETACPLWIKICGIRSIQDAEMVSQFQPAAIGLNFYQKSPRSVTRELAREIILKISDPIERVGVFVDQTPKEIAEIANELLLTHVQLHGDYQPEDLDPLRDHSLIWVYRLGNEGISPLLSQLDSLLRNQISITACLIDARVPGLYGGSGKTVDWASLARDYDQEKLPKLILAGGLVPENIAEAISIVHPWGVDVASGVEQDDQKNPQLVEQFLKNAVSAI, encoded by the coding sequence ATGGACGAAACAGCTTGCCCACTGTGGATTAAAATCTGTGGAATCCGATCAATACAGGATGCCGAAATGGTTTCGCAGTTTCAGCCTGCTGCCATTGGATTAAACTTCTACCAGAAATCCCCACGTTCGGTAACAAGGGAACTGGCACGAGAAATCATCCTGAAAATCTCAGATCCGATTGAACGTGTTGGTGTCTTTGTTGATCAAACTCCCAAGGAAATTGCAGAGATCGCTAATGAGCTTCTCCTGACTCATGTTCAACTACATGGAGATTATCAGCCCGAAGATCTCGATCCTCTCAGAGATCATTCGTTGATCTGGGTGTACCGATTGGGCAACGAAGGAATTTCTCCATTATTGAGTCAATTGGATTCTCTCCTACGGAATCAGATTTCCATCACTGCTTGCCTGATCGATGCCCGCGTTCCCGGACTCTACGGCGGCAGTGGCAAAACGGTCGACTGGGCATCGCTGGCCAGAGACTATGATCAGGAAAAGCTCCCGAAATTGATTCTTGCGGGGGGGTTGGTTCCCGAAAATATTGCAGAAGCGATTTCAATCGTCCATCCCTGGGGAGTTGATGTCGCCAGCGGCGTAGAACAGGACGACCAGAAAAATCCTCAGCTGGTAGAGCAGTTTTTAAAGAATGCGGTGTCAGCCATTTGA
- a CDS encoding bifunctional 4-hydroxy-2-oxoglutarate aldolase/2-dehydro-3-deoxy-phosphogluconate aldolase: MDHAQILHRLLEDRLVAILRVDDSALLIDLCKAIAAGGIRSIEITMTVPNALRILEEVRQQLPEDILLGAGTVLDAETARLVILAGADFIVSPHTDVEIIKMCKRYGKPIVPGAFTPTEIVHAWQSGADIVKLFPSDPIGPKYLKNLKGPLPQIRMMPTGGVELDTIHEFFAAGACAVGIGGALLKKEWLKEKNFAAVEAEARKFVDVIQSIQSA, encoded by the coding sequence ATGGATCACGCACAAATACTTCATCGGTTATTAGAAGACCGTCTGGTCGCCATTTTACGGGTTGATGATTCTGCTTTATTGATCGATTTATGCAAAGCGATTGCAGCTGGCGGAATCAGGTCGATTGAAATCACAATGACCGTTCCCAATGCACTGCGAATTCTCGAAGAAGTCCGTCAACAACTTCCTGAGGATATTCTCTTAGGAGCTGGCACCGTTCTCGATGCAGAAACCGCACGTCTTGTCATCCTTGCTGGAGCCGATTTTATCGTCTCTCCGCATACCGATGTCGAGATCATTAAGATGTGCAAACGCTATGGCAAACCAATCGTCCCTGGAGCATTCACGCCGACCGAAATTGTGCACGCCTGGCAGTCGGGAGCCGATATCGTCAAGCTGTTTCCTTCAGATCCAATTGGTCCCAAATATCTGAAAAACCTCAAAGGCCCACTCCCGCAAATCCGCATGATGCCAACTGGCGGCGTGGAACTCGACACCATCCACGAGTTTTTCGCAGCCGGTGCCTGTGCCGTCGGAATCGGGGGAGCCCTCTTGAAAAAAGAATGGCTGAAAGAAAAAAACTTCGCTGCTGTTGAAGCCGAAGCCCGGAAGTTTGTGGATGTGATTCAATCGATTCAATCAGCTTAA